The Vitis riparia cultivar Riparia Gloire de Montpellier isolate 1030 chromosome 10, EGFV_Vit.rip_1.0, whole genome shotgun sequence genome includes a region encoding these proteins:
- the LOC117923213 gene encoding uncharacterized protein LOC117923213: MVAMSTRKPEFPLPSPPLNGTNHRVGPPGAVSYGRGTAGSIYRPGIITVGSDRVLEEDKKMDEGGWGAGAVTMVLVVAALLIFVPLGMGPVQAPSPCMLLVFPAVLIFILIFLSHASNQS, from the exons ATGGTGGCGATGTCAACGAGGAAACCGGAATTCCCCCTCCCATCACCGCCACTT AATGGGACCAACCATCGCGTTGGACCGCCAGGGGCTGTGTCCTATGGAAGGGGCACCGCGGGGAGTATTTATAGGCCCGGAATCATAACCGTAGGGTCGGATCGAGTTCTTGAAGAAGACAAGAAGATGGATGAGGGTGGGTGGGGCGCTGGTGCAGTGACGATGGTCCTGGTGGTGGCTGCATTGCTCATATTTGTTCCATTGGGAATGGGCCCAGTGCAGGCTCCTTCTCCATGCATGCTCCTCGTCTTCCCGGCGGTCTTGATCTTCATTCTCATCTTCCTCTCTCACGCCTCCAATCAATCCTAA
- the LOC117924385 gene encoding trihelix transcription factor GTL1: MELFSGDRPITNPDHFPEHIAPFPVAADLIYDEQAAVIRSPEIEHRQQLPPQKLRPIRCNGKALAEQHSDPQSCELIPEIEDISGNLLSVASPEVGFLSQRMCLLNGASKEFSDSAVKVDVGELEENSGGIFGNGYFEAKAMAALPNITNPNPDDTESSSSSDDGGDSSEGITLPGKRKRKRRTRKKLEFFLESLARKVIKNQEQMHMQLIELLEKRERDRIVREEAWKQQEMDRAKRYEEVRAQETSRSLALISFIQNVLGHEIHCPQSLENSSLEEEIQNQEIQNQRDLRYDPSNKRWPKSEVQALITLRTTLDHKFRNMGAKGSIWEEISAGMSSMGYTRTAKKCKEKWENINKYYRRSTGSGKKLPYFNELDVLYKNGLINPGNPSNNTNIDPCNSTKTEYEDYEEEDTTKE; this comes from the exons ATGGAACTCTTCTCCGGCGACCGTCCAATAACCAACCCCGACCACTTTCCCGAACACATAGCTCCGTTCCCCGTGGCCGCCGATCTTATCTACGACGAGCAAGCGGCCGTGATTCGCTCGCCGGAGATCGAGCACCGACAACAGTTGCCCCCGCAGAAGCTCCGTCCGATCAGATGCAACGGCAAGGCGCTGGCGGAGCAGCACTCCGATCCTCAATCGTGCGAGCTGATTCCGGAGATTGAGGACATCTCCGGGAACCTACTGAGTGTCGCGTCCCCTGAAGTAGGGTTTCTGTCACAGAGGATGTGTTTGCTCAATGGAGCATCGAAGGAGTTCTCTGATTCTGCGGTGAAAGTTGATGTCGGCGAGTTAGAAGAGAACAGCGGTGGTATTTTCGGAAACGGCTACTTTGAGGCGAAGGCTATGGCGGCATTGCCTAATATTACGAATCCAAACCCGGATGACACTGAATCTAG CTCATCTTCAGATGATGGTGGGGATTCATCAGAGGGGATCACACTACCAGGGAAACGTAAGAGGAagagaagaacaagaaaaaagcTTGAGTTTTTCCTGGAAAGTTTGGCTAGGAAAGTAATCAAGAATCAAGAGCAAATGCATATGCAGTTAATAGAGTTGCTAGAAAAGAGGGAGAGGGATAGAATAGTTAGAGAAGAAGCTTGGAAGCAGCAGGAGATGGACAGGGCAAAGAGGTATGAGGAGGTAAGAGCGCAAGAGACATCTCGTAGCttagctctcatttctttcatccaGAATGTGTTGGGTCATGAAATTCATTGCCCCCAGTCATTAGAAAACTCAAGCCTGGAAGAGGAAATTCAGAACCAAGAAATTCAAAATCAGAGGGATTTAAGGTATGATCCAAGTAATAAGAGATGGCCAAAATCTGAAGTGCAAGCCCTCATCACACTCCGAACTACATTGGATCACAAGTTTCGCAATATGGGTGCAAAAGGTTCTATATGGGAAGAGATATCTGCTGGAATGTCCAGTATGGGCTATACCCGGACAGCAAAGAAGTGTAAAGAGAAATGGGAGAACATCAACAAGTACTACAGAAGATCAACAGGCAGTGGAAAGAAGCTTCCTTACTTTAATGAGTTGGACGTTCTCTACAAAAATGGACTCATCAATCCAGGAAATCCCTCTAACAACACAAACATTGATCCATGTAATAGTACAAAAACCGAGTACGAGGACTATGAGGAAGAAGATACTACAAAGGAGTAA
- the LOC117924386 gene encoding nuclear transcription factor Y subunit B-6 isoform X2 produces MESGGLHGYRKLSKTTSGMKLTEPNEKQPESNQMSNNSAMEDTECTVREQDRFMPIANVIRIMRKILPPHAKISDDAKETIQECVSEYISFITGEANERCQREQRKTITAEDVLWAMSKLGFDDYMEPLTMYLHRYRELEGDRTTIRSEPVVKRNVEFGGLSVAAFAPAFHMGHHQGFFGAAAMSGYLKEAPNAGTSQAAVASLEPYGQYK; encoded by the exons ATGGAGAGTGGAGGCCTCCATGGCTACAGAAAGCTCTCCAAGACAACCTCTG GAATGAAGCTGACAGAACCCAATGAGAAGCAGCCTGAGAGCAATCAGATGTCCAACAATTCAGCCATGGAAGACACTGAATGCACTGTGAGGGAACAAGACAGGTTCATGCCAATAGCGAATGTGATCAGGATCATGCGCAAAATCCTACCCCCACATGCCAAAATCTCGGATGATGCCAAGGAAACAATCCAGGAGTGTGTGTCTGAGTACATCAGCTTCATCACAGGTGAAGCCAATGAGCGGTGCCAGCGCGAGCAGCGCAAGACCATCACTGCAGAGGACGTGCTGTGGGCAATGAGCAAACTTGGTTTTGATGACTACATGGAGCCACTCACCATGTACCTCCACCGCTACCGCGAGCTTGAAGGCGACCGTACCACCATCAGGAGTGAGCCAGTGGTGAAGAGGAATGTGGAGTTTGGGGGTCTGAGCGTGGCGGCATTTGCGCCGGCGTTTCATATGGGTCATCACCAGGGGTTCTTTGGAGCAGCAGCCATGAGTGGATACTTGAAGGAAGCTCCCAATGCAGGCACATCCCAGGCTGCAGTGGCTAGCTTGGAACCATATGGCCAGTACAAATGA
- the LOC117924386 gene encoding nuclear transcription factor Y subunit B-6 isoform X1, which translates to MQQKSEERGMTFCFSFKAIDLCMLSSSGMKLTEPNEKQPESNQMSNNSAMEDTECTVREQDRFMPIANVIRIMRKILPPHAKISDDAKETIQECVSEYISFITGEANERCQREQRKTITAEDVLWAMSKLGFDDYMEPLTMYLHRYRELEGDRTTIRSEPVVKRNVEFGGLSVAAFAPAFHMGHHQGFFGAAAMSGYLKEAPNAGTSQAAVASLEPYGQYK; encoded by the exons ATGCAGCAGAAATCAGAAGAAAGAGGGATGACTTTTTGTTTCAGTTTTAAAGCTATTGATCTTTGCATGTTGTCAAGCTCAG GAATGAAGCTGACAGAACCCAATGAGAAGCAGCCTGAGAGCAATCAGATGTCCAACAATTCAGCCATGGAAGACACTGAATGCACTGTGAGGGAACAAGACAGGTTCATGCCAATAGCGAATGTGATCAGGATCATGCGCAAAATCCTACCCCCACATGCCAAAATCTCGGATGATGCCAAGGAAACAATCCAGGAGTGTGTGTCTGAGTACATCAGCTTCATCACAGGTGAAGCCAATGAGCGGTGCCAGCGCGAGCAGCGCAAGACCATCACTGCAGAGGACGTGCTGTGGGCAATGAGCAAACTTGGTTTTGATGACTACATGGAGCCACTCACCATGTACCTCCACCGCTACCGCGAGCTTGAAGGCGACCGTACCACCATCAGGAGTGAGCCAGTGGTGAAGAGGAATGTGGAGTTTGGGGGTCTGAGCGTGGCGGCATTTGCGCCGGCGTTTCATATGGGTCATCACCAGGGGTTCTTTGGAGCAGCAGCCATGAGTGGATACTTGAAGGAAGCTCCCAATGCAGGCACATCCCAGGCTGCAGTGGCTAGCTTGGAACCATATGGCCAGTACAAATGA